Proteins encoded within one genomic window of Streptomyces sp. NBC_00523:
- a CDS encoding MFS transporter: protein MTAAPIERPPHPTRVVAPAGTRTRAWTVTALLVVFMMVNFADKSVLGLAADEIRADLHLSATQFGLVNGAFFLLFSVAAVLVGLAADRVSPKILLLLMALLWSVAQVPAAIGGGLAVLVVSRVFLGAAEGPAFPVAQQATLAWFPNDRRNLPGALITLGVTLGVITSAPGLSWVIQHHGWRTALWVLAGVGLVWAAVWKVLGADGGHRVETARTPVREEAPAAPVPYRAILTSRTWIGATFAYFTSYWTVALMLVWLPSYLRNALGYTAGEAGTVVVAPWTIGAIVLLAQAGVTGRLMRRGAGSRRARGWVGGTLLALGALCCLAVPLADGATAKTVLIALGFGLGGSYAAVAATTVSELAPPNRAGGALGVMNALVTLAGLAAPAVVGALVDARGTGGYQNAVVLSGLLLALGAAASFWLIDPARDTARPTL from the coding sequence ATGACCGCGGCACCGATCGAACGGCCCCCGCACCCCACCCGAGTGGTGGCACCCGCCGGCACCCGTACCCGGGCCTGGACGGTGACCGCGCTGCTCGTGGTCTTCATGATGGTCAACTTCGCCGACAAGTCCGTGCTCGGCCTCGCCGCCGACGAGATCCGCGCGGACCTGCACCTGAGCGCCACTCAGTTCGGCCTCGTCAACGGCGCGTTCTTCCTGCTCTTCTCGGTCGCCGCCGTCCTGGTCGGACTCGCCGCCGACCGGGTGTCACCGAAGATCCTGCTGCTCCTCATGGCGCTGCTGTGGTCCGTGGCCCAGGTCCCCGCGGCGATCGGCGGCGGCCTCGCCGTCCTCGTCGTCTCCCGGGTCTTCCTCGGCGCGGCCGAGGGCCCGGCCTTCCCCGTGGCCCAGCAGGCCACCCTCGCCTGGTTCCCGAACGACCGGCGCAATCTGCCGGGCGCCCTGATCACCCTCGGCGTCACGCTCGGCGTGATCACCTCCGCGCCCGGCCTGTCCTGGGTCATCCAGCACCACGGCTGGCGCACCGCCCTGTGGGTGCTGGCGGGCGTGGGCCTCGTCTGGGCCGCCGTCTGGAAGGTGCTCGGCGCCGACGGCGGACACCGCGTCGAGACCGCCCGTACGCCCGTACGCGAGGAGGCGCCCGCCGCCCCGGTCCCGTACCGCGCGATCCTCACCAGCCGCACCTGGATCGGCGCCACCTTCGCCTACTTCACCAGCTACTGGACCGTCGCTCTCATGCTGGTCTGGCTGCCGTCCTACCTCCGCAACGCCCTCGGCTACACGGCCGGTGAGGCGGGCACCGTCGTCGTCGCCCCCTGGACCATCGGCGCGATCGTCCTGCTCGCCCAGGCCGGTGTCACCGGACGGCTGATGCGGCGCGGCGCCGGCAGCCGCCGCGCCCGGGGCTGGGTCGGCGGCACGCTGCTCGCGCTCGGCGCCCTGTGCTGTCTGGCGGTCCCCCTCGCGGACGGCGCCACGGCCAAGACCGTGCTGATCGCCCTCGGCTTCGGGCTCGGCGGTTCGTACGCGGCCGTCGCGGCGACCACCGTCAGCGAACTGGCCCCGCCGAACAGGGCCGGTGGCGCGCTGGGCGTCATGAACGCCCTGGTCACCCTGGCCGGACTGGCCGCCCCGGCCGTGGTGGGCGCCCTCGTCGACGCCCGGGGGACCGGCGGCTACCAGAACGCCGTCGTGCTCTCCGGTCTTCTCCTCGCCCTGGGGGCTGCGGCATCCTTCTGGCTCATCGACCCGGCCCGCGACACCGCCCGCCCGACCCTCTGA
- a CDS encoding TauD/TfdA dioxygenase family protein, whose translation MQTAVTNPKPVLDKPLMHYGSRTLERLAPGAEPVTYRQVGISPLTPHFGAVLDGVDLTRPITEELAEELRQALLEWKVIFFRKQTGFTADHQLALSGVWGPPEPNPFFPKTGTAGVSRLAKDAKAAGNKNIWHSDHSFMVNPALGSVLRAVEVPGAGGDTMWADMAAAYDNLPDDLKARIAELTAVHDWAPSWGALMNDEQKAEFRKSWPRVEHPVVVRHPRSGRKTLYVNEPFTTRINGLSDAESRELLDILVLQARIPEYQVRFHWEADSIAIWDNIATQHYAINDYFPQRRVMERIAIAGVPLS comes from the coding sequence ATGCAGACCGCTGTCACGAACCCCAAGCCGGTCCTGGACAAGCCGCTCATGCACTACGGGAGCCGCACCCTCGAACGCCTCGCGCCCGGCGCCGAGCCGGTCACGTACCGGCAGGTCGGGATCAGCCCGCTCACCCCGCACTTCGGCGCCGTGCTCGACGGAGTCGACCTGACCCGCCCGATCACCGAGGAGCTGGCAGAGGAGCTGCGCCAGGCCCTGCTGGAGTGGAAGGTGATCTTCTTCCGCAAGCAGACCGGCTTCACCGCCGATCATCAGCTCGCCCTGTCCGGCGTCTGGGGCCCGCCCGAGCCCAACCCGTTCTTCCCGAAGACCGGGACGGCCGGCGTCTCGCGCCTGGCCAAGGACGCCAAGGCAGCCGGCAACAAGAACATCTGGCACAGCGACCACTCGTTCATGGTCAACCCGGCGCTCGGCTCCGTCCTGCGCGCTGTGGAGGTGCCCGGGGCGGGCGGCGACACGATGTGGGCGGACATGGCCGCCGCCTACGACAACCTGCCCGACGACCTGAAGGCCCGCATCGCCGAGCTCACCGCCGTGCACGACTGGGCACCCAGCTGGGGCGCCCTCATGAACGACGAGCAGAAGGCCGAGTTCCGTAAGTCCTGGCCGCGGGTCGAGCACCCCGTCGTCGTCCGCCACCCGCGCAGCGGCCGCAAGACGCTCTACGTCAACGAGCCCTTCACCACCCGCATCAACGGCCTCTCCGACGCCGAGAGCCGCGAACTGCTCGACATCCTGGTCCTCCAGGCCCGCATCCCCGAGTACCAGGTCCGCTTCCACTGGGAGGCCGACTCGATCGCCATCTGGGACAACATCGCCACCCAGCACTACGCGATCAACGACTACTTCCCGCAGCGCCGGGTCATGGAGCGCATCGCCATCGCCGGCGTACCGCTCTCCTGA